The Camelina sativa cultivar DH55 chromosome 14, Cs, whole genome shotgun sequence genome includes a window with the following:
- the LOC104738949 gene encoding ethylene response sensor 2, which produces MLKTLVVQWLVLFLFLVGSVAASAEDDGSVSICNCDDEDSIFSFESILESQKVGDFLIAIAYFSIPIELLYFVSRTNVPSPYNWVVCEFIAFIVLCGMTHLLSGFTYGPHSPWVMTAVTVFKMLTGIVSFLTALSLVTLLPLLLKAKVREFMLSKKTRELDREVGIIMKQTETSLHVRMLTTKIRTSLDRHTILYTTLVELSKTLGLKNCAVWIPNEIKTEMNLTHELRPTDDDENVGGGYAGFSIPITESDVVRIKRSEEVNMLSSGSALASVTCRGKPGGPTVGIRVPMLRVCNFKGGTPEAIHMCYAILVCVLPLRLARNWNYQELEIVKVVADQVAVAISHAVILEESQLMREKLAEQNRALQVARENALRANQAKAAFEQMMSDAMRRPVRSILGLLPLIIQDGKLPENQTVIVDAMKRTSELLLQLVNNAGDINSGKIRAAETHCFSLHSVVKETACLARCLCVGNGFGFSAEVYRALPDYVVGDDRRVFQVILHMLGVLMNRKVKGHVTLWVVPEIGNSEVLDRKNNQEAVWRQGYSKEYIEVRFGFEVAAEGEESSSSNSSNLEESPSLDICENIVKYMQGNVRVVEDGLGLVKSLSVVFRFQLRGSVMSRGGGYSTSH; this is translated from the exons ATGTTAAAGACATTGGTAGTTCAATGGCTTGTGCTCTTCTTGTTCCTAGTTGGCTCCGTCGCCGCTTCCGCGGAAGACGACGGCAGCGTCTCCATATGCAACTGCGACGACGAAGACAGTATCTTTAGCTTCGAGTCTATCCTCGAATCTCAAAAAGTCGGTGACTTTCTTATCGCTATCGCTTATTTCTCCATCCCAATCGAGCTTCTCTACTTCGTCAGCCGCACCAATGTGCCGTCGCCTTACAATTGGGTCGTCTGCGAGTTTATTGCCTTCATTGTTCTCTGTGGCATGACCCATTTGCTCTCTGGTTTCACCTACGGTCCTCACTCTCCTTGGGTCATGACTGCTGTCACCGTCTTCAAGATGCTCACTGGGATTGTCTCTTTCCTCACCGCCCTCTCGTTAGTCACTCTCTTACCGTTGCTTCTCAAGGCTAAGGTTCGTGAGTTTATGCTGAGTAAGAAGACTAGAGAGCTCGATCGTGAGGTTGGCATCATTATGAAGCAGACTGAGACCAGTTTGCATGTTCGTATGCTCACCACCAAGATTAGGACGTCTCTCGATCGACACACCATCCTGTACACGACGCTTGTGGAGTTGTCCAAGACCTTGGGGCTCAAGAACTGTGCGGTTTGGATCCCTAATGAGATCAAGACGGAGATGAATCTTACGCATGAGCTGAGACCGACggatgatgatgagaatgtGGGTGGTGGTTATGCTGGGTTTTCTATACCCATTACTGAGTCTGATGTTGTGAGGATTAAGAGAAGCGAAGAGGTGAATATGTTGAGCTCTGGCTCTGCCCTTGCCTCGGTGACTTGCCGAGGCAAACCAGGAGGTCCTACTGTTGGGATAAGAGTCCCAATGCTTCGTGTTTGTAACTTCAAAGGTGGAACACCTGAGGCGATCCACATGTGTTATGCGATCTTGGTTTGTGTGCTTCCGTTGAGACTGGCGAGGAACTGGAATTACCAAGAGCTGGAGATTGTTAAAGTTGTGGCAGATCAAGTGGCGGTTGCCATCTCTCACGCCGTGATTCTTGAAGAATCTCAGCTTATGAGAGAGAAGCTTGCGGAACAGAACAGAGCGCTTCAGGTGGCAAGGGAGAACGCGCTGAGAGCTAATCAAGCCAAGGCTGCGTTCGAGCAGATGATGAGCGATGCCATGAGGCGACCCGTGCGGTCCATTCTCGGGTTGCTTCCTTTGATAATTCAGGACGGGAAACTACCGGAGAACCAGACGGTTATCGTGGATGCGATGAAGAGAACCAGCGAGTTGCTTTTACAGCTTGTGAACAACGCTGGAGATATAAACAGCGGCAAAATACGCGCTGCAGAGACACACTGTTTTAGTCTGCATTCGGTCGTGAAGGAAACAGCTTGCTTGGCGAGGTGTTTATGCGTTGGGAACGGTTTTGGTTTCTCGGCTGAAGTTTATAGAGCATTGCCTGATTACGTCGTAGGGGATGATAGAAGAGTGTTTCAAGTGATCTTGCATATGCTTGGGGTTTTAATGAACCGTAAGGTCAAAGGGCATGTGACTTTATGGGTTGTACCAGAAATCGGAAACTCGGAAGTATTAGATAGGAAAAATAACCAAGAAGCGGTTTGGCGACAAGGCTATTCCAAAGAATACATTGAAGTTAGATTCGGATTTGAGGTAGCTGCAGAAGGTGaagagagtagtagtagtaatagtaGTAACCTGGAGGAGAGTCCGAGTCTCGACATCTGCGAAAACATTGTAAAg TATATGCAAGGGAATGTACGGGTTGTGGAGGACGGTCTAGGTTTGGTGAAAAGCCTATCGGTTGTTTTCAGATTCCAACTCAGGGGATCGGTAATGTCGCGGGGAGGTGGATATTCAACTAGTCACTGA